TGTCGTTCATGAAATCCATCTGCCAGGAGTGATTCAAGCCTAGTGGCTGTGCACCGCCCCGGGGACCCCTCGTCCCCCGGTGGCAATCTGCGACGGCACGGTTCGCATTGCATCGGAGGTTTCATATGCAAGTTCGGTTGCGGATCATCGAGATCGTGGGCGCGCTGTTCCTCGGCACCGTTGCGACGGCGCAAGCGCAGACCTCACATCCCCACATCGGCGTGCATGCCCTGTACAACACCACGTTCCAGGACTGGGGCGTCGGGGCGCAGTTCTCCGCGCCGATGGCGAGTCACTTGGAGATCTATCCATCGTTCGACTACTACTTCGATCCGAGTACCGTGTGGGAAGCCAATGTCGACGTGAAGTATCGGGCGATCGGCCAGCGGTATGACTGGATCTATCTCGGCACCGGATTGAATATCCATCATCAGAACGTCGAGGACATTTCCGACACCCGCGCGGGGTGGAACCTCTTCGCCGGCGCGGAATCGATCAAGGGAAAGATTCATCCCTTCGCCGAGATGCGCGTGACGGTCGCCGACCAGACGCATTTCCAGATCCAGGCAGGATTGAACATCACGCTGGCTAAGAACTACTAGCCGGCGCACAGGCAGGCGACCTGGTCAGGGTGGCGTGAGCACCCGGATCAGGTCGTCGTGCTTGATCCGCGTGGCAAGGTCGAGCGCCGTCTCCCCGGCGGCGTTGCGAAGATTCCGTTGTGCCCCAGCATCGAGCAACGCCTTCGCGTAGTCGGTCTCCCCTTCCCGCACCGCCCACATCAACGCAGTCTCGTGTGCGGCGTCGAAACGATCGACGTGCGCGCCGGCGTGGATCAGCGTCCGCGCCACGGCGACGTAACCATCGCGTGCCGCCTCCATCAATGGAGTCTCGTGCAGGTGACCGGCGACCTCGGCATCAGGGTTGGCGCCTCCCTGCAGCAGGTCGGTCACTGCGTGCTCGTCACCAAGGCGCGCAGCCACAAGAAGCGGCGCGTATCCGGTCCGATTCGGCACGCCGGACGCGCGGCGGAGCGAACCCACCAGCGCGTCCCGACCGTCGATCACCGCGCCAAGGAGCGCGAGCGATGTGAGCTCGCCGTCGAGGACGTGGCGCCAATCACCCGGCGGGCGGTGTGCGCCAAGGGAATCGAACCACGCCGCCGCCGCGGGGCTCTCACCCGCGTCGCGCGCGGCGTGAATCACGAGAAGGAGGGCGATGTCGCGGTGCTCATCGATGACCGCATCGTCCATCGCCGAGGCGCCGGACGAATCGCGCAGATCGGGCCGGGCGTCGGCGTCGAGCAGGACCTGCATCGCCGCCATCCTGCCGTTCCGCGCCGCTTCGGTGAGCGGCCGGGTGCCGTCGGGGGCGAGCGTGTCGGGTGAGATGCCGGCCGAGAGCAGCCGATGGATCGCGGTCGCCGAGTCGTCGCGCACCGCGCGGACCAGCTCTTCGGCACGATTGGGCGGCGGCGGTGGGGCCGGATGCGAGCACCCCGCAATGAGCAGGACCAGCAACAGGAGGACTACCATCCGGTGACGACCGTGATCGAGTATGGCGGAAGGTCGACCGATTGCACCGACGATTCGGTGCGATGCGACGGCGGGAGGTCGAGCGTGGGGTGCCCGTCGGCTCCGTCTTCCAGGAATTGATATTGCGACCCGGAATACTGCCAGACGTCGACCGGCCCGCGCATGTCACGCGCCATCCCGCGCCCTCCCGCGAGTTGCAGCTCCACCGAACGAGCGTCTGCACCGTCGCGATTGACGAGCAGCACCGACCAGCGGTGATCAGGTCGTCGCAAGGCATAGACGCTCAGCAGCGTGTCGCTGACGGCGGCGCCGCCGCTTCCGAAATGCACGGGAAACGTCGCATGCGCTCCGCCAGCTGGATCGGCCCACGCATGGGTCAACAGCCACGCGCTGTAGTATCGCGGCATCCGGTCGCGGGCCTGCCCGTGTGCGTCGGCCAGGAGCATGATCAGGTTGCCCCAATGCTCGCAACTCGGCTCGTGCGAGATATCGCCCGGCTCATACCCGAAGTAGAACGCCTGCGCGCCGCCATGCGAAAAGAAATTGCCGATGAGGTCGGCATCGAAGAGCGCCGCCGGCATGGTGACTTCGGCGGTCGAGAGGTGCGCCGAGTAACCGTACTCGGTGATGATT
This genomic interval from Gemmatimonadales bacterium contains the following:
- a CDS encoding ankyrin repeat domain-containing protein, encoding MVVLLLLVLLIAGCSHPAPPPPPNRAEELVRAVRDDSATAIHRLLSAGISPDTLAPDGTRPLTEAARNGRMAAMQVLLDADARPDLRDSSGASAMDDAVIDEHRDIALLLVIHAARDAGESPAAAAWFDSLGAHRPPGDWRHVLDGELTSLALLGAVIDGRDALVGSLRRASGVPNRTGYAPLLVAARLGDEHAVTDLLQGGANPDAEVAGHLHETPLMEAARDGYVAVARTLIHAGAHVDRFDAAHETALMWAVREGETDYAKALLDAGAQRNLRNAAGETALDLATRIKHDDLIRVLTPP